A portion of the Osmia lignaria lignaria isolate PbOS001 chromosome 15, iyOsmLign1, whole genome shotgun sequence genome contains these proteins:
- the LOC117600185 gene encoding lachesin isoform X3 has protein sequence MKTKSKFSVAWIKADTKAILAIHEHVITNNARLSVKHSDPNTWTLNIRGARREDRGIYMCQVNTDPMKSQSAFLEVVIPPDIISEETSNDLMVPEGGSAKLVCKARGYPKPEIVWKREDGAEIISRAGLSGGKTKIATAEGETLTLSKVTRSEMGAYLCIASNGVPPSVSKRMMLHVHFHPMVQVPNQLVGAPTGTNVTLVCFVEASPKAINYWTRESGEMIISNSKYSMSEVKTSVYSVQMRLVIMNLQKQDFGGYRCISKNSIGDAEGNIRLYDMDLPKHSKKVENRRGEYDTNESISNRDHRLNHVYQGSLRETGSTLEPYFDDDDVSSSTSSNKILPFASCILLITLCQLLVFT, from the exons GTGGCGTGGATCAAAGCGGACACCAAGGCGATTCTGGCGATTCACGAGCACGTGATCACGAACAACGCGCGTTTATCAGTAAAACACAGTGACCCCAACACGTGGACATTGAACATTCGTGGTGCACGCCGAGAAGATCGAGGCATTTATATGTGTCAGGTCAACACGGATCCTATGAAGAGTCAG AGCGCGTTTCTAGAAGTGGTGATACCACCGGACATAATATCTGAAGAAACATCGAATGATCTGATGGTACCGGAAGGTGGATCTGCGAAGCTGGTATGCAAAGCTCGTGGATATCCAAAACCAGAGATCGTTTGGAAACGAGAAGATGGTGCTGAAATTATTTCCCGTGCCGGACTCTCTGGTGGCAAGACGAAAA TCGCAACAGCCGAGGGTGAAACGCTGACTCTGTCGAAAGTAACCAGAAGCGAGATGGGTGCCTACCTATGCATCGCAAGTAACGGAGTACCACCGTCAGTCAGCAAACGGATGATGCTGCATGTGCACT TTCACCCGATGGTTCAAGTACCGAACCAGCTAGTCGGTGCACCAACTGGAACCAACGTTACGCTGGTTTGCTTCGTGGAAGCATCCCCAAAGGCCATTAATTATTGGACACGCGAATCAG GTGAAATGATAATCAGCAACAGTAAATACTCGATGTCAGAGGTGAAAACTTCGGTGTACAGCGTTCAAATGCGTTTGGTAATCATGAATCTTCAGAAACAGGATTTCGGTGGTTACAGGTGCATTTCAAAGAACTCGATCGGCGATGCAGAAGGCAACATTCGACTTTACG ATATGGATCTACCAAAGCACTCGAAGAAAGTGGAAAACCGTCGAGGGGAGTATGACACAAATGAATCGATAAGTAATCGGGATCACAGACTAAATCACGTGTACCAGGGTTCTTTACGTGAAACGGGTTCGACCTTAGAACCGTACTTCGACGATGACGATGTATCCTCGTCGACATCGTCGAACAAAATTCTACCGTTCGCCTCTTGTATCCTTCTGATAACACTTTGCCAGCTGCTTGTTTTCACGTAA